In Rhodospirillum rubrum ATCC 11170, a genomic segment contains:
- a CDS encoding catalase has translation MAKRSTDALTPAEIADAKILRGTGGETHQIAEGDTPVLTTQQGIPVADDQNSLRIGPRGPTLLEDFAFREKIFHFDHERIPERIVHARGFGAHGTFETYEDLSALTSADIFQRAGEKTPAFVRFSTVAGNLGSSDVARDVRGFAVKLYTKQGNWDIVGNNIPVFFIQDAIKFPDLIHAAKQEPDSGFPQAQTAHDNFWDFISLMPESLHMALWIMSDRTIPRSFRFMEGFGVHTFRLVTAEGKSSFVKFHWKPKLGLQSVVWNEAVKINGADPDFHRRDLWSAIKRGDYPEWDLGLQVFDDAFADSFPFDVLDATKLIPEELVPIRIVGRLVLDRTVDNFFAETEQVAFHTANIVPGIDFTNDPLLQGRNFSYLDTQIKRLGGPNFTHLPINAAKCPFHSFQQDGHMAFVNPKGRANYEPNSWGPGIGGPRESPESGFHSFPAEDGGEKRRVRGELFADHYSQARQFYRSQTPVEQTHIKDSFVFELSKVETPAIRARVVSHLLTIDQTLAQKVADGLGLAELPEAAKPARPLVEDLPASPALSILLNPPKDFSGRKVGVLVSDGVDGAFLDEIERLLTAEGAQMEVIAPRVGGFTAKDGTLRPAHQKVNGAPSVLYDAVAVLLSTEGAKLLLNEATAKDFVSDAFAHAKVIAFTQAAQPLLEKAGVIADEGCLLLDTPAKAETFLGLCRKGRRWEREAKVHAV, from the coding sequence ATGGCCAAACGCTCAACCGACGCCCTGACCCCGGCCGAAATCGCCGACGCCAAAATTCTGCGCGGCACCGGGGGCGAAACCCATCAGATCGCCGAGGGCGACACCCCCGTGCTGACGACCCAGCAGGGGATCCCAGTGGCCGACGATCAGAATTCCCTGCGCATCGGCCCACGTGGACCAACCCTGCTGGAAGACTTCGCCTTCCGCGAAAAGATCTTCCATTTCGACCACGAGCGCATTCCCGAGCGCATCGTTCATGCCCGGGGGTTCGGCGCCCATGGCACCTTCGAAACCTATGAAGACCTAAGCGCCCTGACCTCGGCCGATATCTTTCAGCGCGCCGGCGAAAAGACCCCCGCCTTCGTCCGCTTCTCGACGGTGGCGGGCAATCTCGGCTCGTCCGATGTCGCCCGCGATGTGCGGGGATTCGCCGTCAAGCTTTATACCAAGCAAGGTAATTGGGACATCGTCGGCAACAACATCCCGGTGTTCTTCATCCAAGACGCCATCAAGTTTCCCGATCTGATCCACGCCGCCAAACAGGAACCCGACAGCGGCTTCCCCCAGGCGCAAACCGCCCACGACAATTTCTGGGACTTCATCTCCCTGATGCCGGAATCGCTGCATATGGCGTTATGGATCATGTCCGATCGCACCATCCCGCGCTCGTTCCGCTTCATGGAAGGCTTTGGCGTTCATACCTTCCGACTGGTCACCGCCGAGGGCAAATCCAGCTTCGTCAAATTTCACTGGAAGCCCAAGCTTGGCCTGCAGTCGGTGGTGTGGAACGAGGCGGTCAAGATCAACGGCGCCGATCCCGATTTCCACCGCCGCGACCTGTGGTCGGCGATCAAGCGCGGCGATTATCCCGAATGGGACTTGGGTCTGCAGGTTTTTGATGACGCCTTCGCCGACAGCTTCCCCTTCGATGTGCTGGACGCCACCAAGCTGATCCCCGAGGAATTGGTGCCGATCCGCATCGTCGGCCGCCTGGTGCTAGATCGCACCGTCGATAACTTCTTCGCCGAAACCGAACAGGTGGCCTTCCATACCGCCAACATCGTGCCCGGCATCGATTTCACCAATGATCCCCTGCTTCAGGGCCGCAATTTCTCCTATCTCGACACCCAGATCAAACGCCTGGGCGGCCCCAATTTCACCCATCTGCCGATCAATGCCGCCAAGTGTCCCTTCCACAGCTTCCAGCAAGACGGCCATATGGCCTTCGTCAATCCGAAAGGTCGGGCCAATTACGAGCCGAATTCCTGGGGACCGGGCATCGGCGGCCCCCGGGAATCACCCGAAAGCGGCTTCCACAGCTTTCCCGCCGAGGACGGCGGCGAGAAGCGCCGGGTGCGCGGCGAGTTGTTCGCCGATCACTACAGTCAGGCCCGCCAGTTCTACCGGAGCCAGACGCCCGTCGAGCAAACCCACATCAAAGATTCGTTCGTTTTTGAACTGAGCAAGGTCGAAACCCCGGCCATCCGCGCCCGGGTGGTGTCGCATCTGCTGACCATCGATCAGACTCTGGCCCAGAAAGTGGCCGATGGCCTGGGGCTGGCCGAGCTGCCGGAAGCGGCTAAACCGGCCCGCCCGCTGGTCGAGGATCTGCCCGCCTCGCCGGCGCTCAGCATCCTTCTCAACCCGCCCAAGGATTTCTCCGGACGCAAGGTCGGCGTGCTGGTCAGCGATGGCGTCGACGGCGCCTTTCTTGACGAGATCGAGCGCCTCCTGACGGCGGAAGGCGCCCAAATGGAGGTGATCGCCCCCAGGGTCGGCGGCTTCACCGCCAAGGATGGCACCCTGCGCCCGGCCCACCAGAAGGTGAACGGCGCCCCTTCCGTGCTGTACGACGCCGTCGCCGTTCTTCTGTCGACCGAGGGCGCCAAGCTTCTGCTGAACGAAGCCACCGCCAAGGATTTCGTCAGCGACGCCTTCGCCCATGCCAAGGTCATCGCCTTTACCCAGGCCGCCCAGCCCTTGCTGGAAAAGGCCGGGGTGATCGCCGACGAGGGCTGCCTGCTGCTTGATACCCCCGCCAAGGCCGAAACGTTCCTCGGCCTCTGCCGCAAGGGCCGGCGTTGGGAACGCGAGGCCAAGGTTCACGCGGTCTAG